TTTTCCCCAcaacgtcttccagaagtagctcataaacttcacgtcacgatcagaaacaatagtcttcggaactccatgtagtcgaacaatctccctgaaaaacaggttagaaacatgcgacgcatcgtcgcttttgtggcaggcaataaagtgtgacatcttagaaaatctgtccactaccacaaatatagaatcatggcctctcttagtacgcggcaaacccaacacaaaatccatacttatatcctcccatggtgtagtaggtgccggtaaaggagtatacaaaccgtgaggcttcagcttggacttggacttgttgcaagtaatgcacctcttcacatacctgtccacgtcccacctcatctttggccaataaaagtggtcagctagcatgagtagcgtcttctcacgcccaaaatgacccatcaaacctccagcatgtgattcctgcaataagagcaaacgcacagacgattctggaacacatagtttgttagctctaaacaagaacccatcatgtatgtgatatttttcccatgctttaccaagagcacataagcgatatggttcagcaaaatcatgatcagtagcatataaatcacatagtacttctaatctaggaattttaacatctagttgagttaatagcatattcttcctagataaagcatcagcaacaatattatcttttcccttcttatgtttaataatgtatggaaaagactcaatgaactcaacccacttagcaagatgcttatgcaaagtagactgagctttcggatatttcaaagcttcatgatcagaatgtatgataaattcttttggccacaagtaatgttgccaaacctcaagaactctaattaaagcatacaattctttatcatatataggatagttcaacttagcaccagacagtttctcagaaaaatatgcaattgggcgaccctcttgcatcaacacaccaccaattccaataccactagcatcacattcaatctcaaattgcttattgaaattaggaagtgcaagcaatggtgcagaagttaacactctcttaagttcatcaaaagcatgatcttgggctgcgccccacgcaAAAATAACACtctttttagtcaagtcattcaaaggtgcagcaatagtactaaagttgggcacaaatctcctataaaacccagctagaccatgaaaacttctaacttgactcacattcatgggagtaggccaattttgaatagcttcaattttagacacatctacttctactccatgcttagagacaacataacccagaaatatgaccttatctttgcaaaatgtgcacttctcaagattaccatagagtttattatcacgcaacacttgcaaaacatgtcgaatatgtatagtatgatccgattcattgcggctgtagattaatattgtcgtggtatcgtcacggcatatgccataaggtggctaatcgaagtggttcctgagggatctcacggcggtatccggatgcgggtatgggcacgagcgacacggcgacgtacccaggttcgaggccctccgatggaggtaaaacctctactcctgctatgagtgtatatgatgatcacacgatacaatggtgctcctagagctgtgtccggctgctcctgagaggctaaaggagacgatggtctctctcacagggcagctctgtagatgggtgaaagtaataaatgatcgatcccctgcacgagagggggtagtgcggcttatataggcaccggcactttacatataagaccctatagtttactggccggcttggccggctccggcttccgctccttcccgaggcggtgacgtcaggagtggttgaggcatcgtggcctgtcccatccgactgccacggtcagcggtatggagaggaggtgtccctgtctccgtcagccactgtagccagtacggatcgtcgtaagccctgacggcctgtccggcgcgtggcactattgctccacagtgccccgcgctttacggaagatggcgtcagcgtggactttgggaacccggatcaccaacccggttccttccagtgcaagactcgccagcctcgagtcggtctgaggtacaaaccccagtcggatatggcttgtagaagccggcccagctacagcattggtggccgcagccaggccgactaggacctagagccaaccggcttccggaccagccggccacggcgccagccggctgctcctcagccggcctttgccgcgagccggccggtggccagccggctactccacgtccattgccctatccggggtcttccccccgacattagcccccgaagctggcaaggtcctgcgtttagaaggatctaggcaggttttcctggcttcttgaatatatttgacggcacttggaggggccgactgaggatttcctttcagccggctgcgccctcatccggctcgttcctgccggctgctcccagccggccgctttttacacttgtatagtttttgctttctcgcaagatctgacggcgtctccgccttgctgacgaATTTTGGTTCGGATGGAACTtatcgtccggctccggcttgcggcgcgccggagtctccgccgcctcgggccctgcgcccgacttgactggtctgacgcctggcctggcggtcggttcgtctggtcacatcaatgtccctccggatccggtgcggtagtgggcgacgtggtgtggccgtttctggtaacggtagcggtcgtgggaggagttacggcgcagtaaatccggagacgtggcccacgtcggccacttggaggccaaccgcccgccgcggtcagctataaatgccgcgggggcggtatcgaggcggcacttgcccctttcttcctcctcgcgctcctgcctcgctccttctcttcactcgagctcttcgctgctccgacgccgttcctcttccgttcttctagcgaacctcagcgagcggttgccccgacgatcttccgccgagctgccgccgcaaacccgccaatccggcgccacggggccacgcgcatcgacggcgcgcccttctccaccgcgatctcctccggcgaggagcggctcttcttcgcccttccgcctctcctggacctcctcttcttcttcgtcctcgatggcccagccgagcggctcctggaagggttcctatatgcaggaggacgacattgcccggctcgtgcgcctccgccgcatcccggcgggggtgattaccagggcgccgggcgcggagaaggagcctcggccggagcccggcgaacgcgtggtcttcggcgcgcatcttgaccgcggattgggtctgccggcttccaacttcttccgccggttcctcgaccacttcggcctgcagccgcaccacctgccggccaacgccatgattctcctcagctgctacgtggccttcatggaaggctacgccggcttgtggccggacgtggagttttggagccggctcttctacatcaaggcgcagacgaccgaaggccgcctgaggacctgcggcgccgcctccatctatcctcgcacgggtacgtccttcccgcggattccgactgtcgattctgtaaagaattggcagatgtctttcttttatgtgcggaacgagagcccggccttcgaccggctcaacctgccggaatacaacccggccccgccagtcggccggatcaactggggctacaaccccaagtcctcggacccggacgcggaggtgaacctcctgtgggacttcctgggTGAGTGCGTCGCGGagggccggctgagtgccgaggacctcctctgcacctacatctcgcgccgggtcataccgctccagtggcgcgtccacaagatcggccatatgtccggccggctcgacccgacacggacgtcgaaggtggagctctccaagtcccaggtggctcaccgggtgaacaacatcaccaaggccaacatgccggacaactggAATTGGGGCTGCCGCCTTACAGCCCGGGAGCAGCCGCTCGAATCGGTAAGTTTAACGTTTTGCcgtcttccggcttgcggctgcgtggccgactgatatttatcttgttgttttcagcttttcatccgccaaggcatcgaggatggcgacttggcgacgaaggtctggacgccggatcacatcgacccggctgacctagccggcgaccaagctggcgacgacgatctgccggtggtgcaggatcagggcggccagggggagcataacccgccgccctcgcctgagcatgagcaggagcaggagcaggagcaggagcaggagcaggcggagccggcccaatccggcacggggcccatcccggcggtgcctctgcgcgcggtgccgcctacgagcacggcgacttctgcgccgaaggggaggaagcgggccggcgtcgggtctacggccgcttcggaggcgagggccaagaaacagcgccggctggcgcccaagaaggtcccggagaaagccgggtgagttctttttcctttgttgcttgattccttttctttccttcctctctgtacttatcttttcttgcttgttcaactagggccgcgattaagtttacccagggaggcggctctcggcaggctcctcccgtcacgtcgccgcttcagcggcaaaggagggagccaaccccgcaaccttcagcacgcgcgcgcacgccgccggctgctaacgtgccgcctgcggccacgccaccttctgcgggggcgtcttcttctgcCCGCGCCTTCTGCGGCGCCGGCGGCAGAGACCAGGAGGTCGGTCGGCGCGCCGGCCGACCctagacgacatgttcccgcgccgcgccccgtttgtggagcagcagccggagctggcaggggcatgccatctgcgggccggagctggagctggtggctgcgccgccttcgaccggagtcggcgggcccgcgcccaacgtcgtggtgccGGAGAGCTCCCCGGAAGGAGCGCCTcaagcgccggatgcgacggctcccaccgggccggctagcccgaccgcgccgcctccgccttcggagccgacgaggagggagccgaccgggaaggagccggcgagggaggagccagcgcgctcgaaggacgccgactcccgggcgCTGGTAAGGACGAAGGGCCCGCCGGGCCCAactgagggccttcatgtggccaagggggcccggctgctgcatgtgccgtctgcctctgactccagccttggctcggccggCACCATGGAGGCTGTGGCACAAGGCGGCTTCTTGCGTGGTGTTCAACCGGGAGGGACAGCCTGGTGCGGCGCCCATGCACTgggtcttctccggctaccgggccagccttaagaacaaggccgccgaggcccttgcccagctagcaacactggaggatgctgacaaggtaggtgtcttcttgtttttgcaattttgttattatcctggtagccctccgaggcatggtccggctgcttggagccggtccgggtttcgtctggatatctgattgtttctttcaggcggttacggagcgacgcaccgtcttgtacaacaaggtggtgactagctaccacaaggccaagatcgagcgagccggcttggctcgcgagctggaggctgtcaagggtgaggccttctctcttttgacttgcttttcctgtgagtttcttttttactgacggcccatttttgccggcttgcagctgaggccgcccggatcccgcagcttgagtcggacctccgagttgcccgcgctcaatgcgccacaagtgaggaagcgaaccgggctgctgccgccaagctgaaggtggctgacggggagctgaaacggctgcgccttcttgaggctaaccatctcaaggaacttgccgccctcaagaaggaacaggaggaaaagctggagggtctgagcaagcggttggaggaggtggagcggcaatggctttcgctccagcaagaggtgaccaccaagtccaacgagctgtcggccaccgccaagcggtggttgggggaacttagcgcgctcgaccgcggcttggcgggtgagtcttttgtcttatgccttcccttttgccggctttcggccgtcggctgccggcttaggttggcagccggcggccgaAACtttttcgaaatctccatcttcgggctgggggcagtcggttcttgccggctgcctccAGGCTTTGgaacttcggaatctccatcttcaggctgggggcagtcggatcttgccggctgccgccaggcttactttaggacttcgaaaatttgcatttttcagcttatttcggctttgatggcttctgacatgcttttcttctatgcagcggccttccctgaggcgcaggaggaggcgttagcggctgttggcagggcgcgggaggatcgccggcaggccactggggagcagagctccgactgcttcaccatggacgactatctggcgtccatcgccgcccgcgtggagccggtcaccaagcttggctgggagctgcggaaggcggcggaggagctggtccgactgctgtggccgacggagacgctgccggaagatctctccaatctcatcgcttggctggacagggctcccgaccgcttcttggactggaaggagtcggccacgcgcgccggagccgatatggcgctatcttttgtgctctcctggtataacgaggttagcctcgaccagttggagttccggcgcgccgacgtggaggacaagctcccggcggagaacaagactgctcggcttgcccAAGGCTGCACAACAGCtttcgacttcgtcgacaagtccatcttcatcgcggacccgaatccgccgtctgacgacgaggaggaggaggctgaggacgaggaggcggacgacGTGCTCGAGGATGATCCGGCAGCCGGCTctgctgatgctcctccggctggtcctggtTCAGCCGGTGCTTAGCTTCTACCTGTCTTTCGATTgttgcttttgcaagacaattcgttaaatccccgggatgccgggtgcatatgtaagacaatattatcgccctttaattatgtcacactttaatgtgtttgttaatcattttgcgtgccgagttgctttctttcgactcgttcgctttttcccatccgccccactctttggctgtgcccttgccggtcgtacgtccgacttgcgatccgtcgccggatcaagagcgggccgctgggtgaggccgacagtatttcagtcgaacgagctgaattcggcaatccggcacttttatgaaaagttgcaagtcaactcgcttttactctttcccttagtcattttttcgcgtgccggctccctaggccttactcccgccagccggacagccgggttgcggtctgtagctggatcggaagccggctgtcggaaaccggatcacgttactgagccgaccgcgtgagagggttcaagccaattggcgaaacaaggtaaagtacgcgaaaaacttgtcggaaacggcgctctcggcgcaagctttttcataacttacaaaagggatacaagggatacatacattcctgctctcatgtgtgaaatgggcggagtaacctgacattccagggacgtttagtctcctcgtcagccttgtccggcttgtttttcttagcctcttgggcatctatgagatagtaggaatcattgcctactgccttgctcacgatgaagggaccctcccatggggatgacagtttatgctgtccggctgtccgctggatcgccggagcactaggtctccttctcggaatgccaagggctggaccttccggctgtgatagcgtcggaggctttgctggtagatagtagatctagactcagccagcagccgggcctcttcgaccaggtcaactccatcttcgcgagcttctttggcttcggcttctgtgtagagcttgatccttggcgcatcatgctcgatatcagtcggcaggacggcttcggccccgtatacgaggaaaaatggtgtgaagccgactgagcggtttgtcgttgtgcgcaggctccacagcacattgggcagttcttcgatccagcagccggctgctcgctcgagcggctccaccagtcggggccggatgccggctaggactaagccgttagccttctccacttgtccgttggactctgggtgcgccacagaagatagggccatccggatccccatttccccgcaatagcgagagaagatgccttgggagaagttggtgccgttgtcggtgatgatggtgtgggggtagccgaatctcacaatgatttccttgaggaatgtgacggctgtggacccgtccgctttcttgattggcttggcttcgatccacttggtgaatttgtcaatcatcaccaagagatgtgtcatgccgcctcgcgctgttctgaatgggcctaccatatccaagccccatacggcaaatggccatgtgatggggatggttttcaaggcggaagccggctggtgtctcgctTTGCGGCGCTGAcaaccgttgcacttcttcaccaaatcctcTGCGTCTCTCGAGCGCAATCGGCCAAAAAccatgccggaaggctttggccactatggctctggatgaggcgtgatgtccgcactctccttgatggatttctcgtaggagttcaatcccttcagccggctcgacgcaccgctggaacaccccacttacgctgcgtttgtacagctggtggttgatgatggtataggccttggcccttctctcaatctgcctggcctggactctatcatcaggcagcacaccgtcggtgaggtaggagaggaattcttgtgcccatgaaggtacgcatcttatctcgaatacgctaaccaacagggcctcctgcgtgggagcttccgggttcgactgcatggtcgccgggttcggcttgctagccggcgggttcggcttgctagcccccgagt
This region of Lolium perenne isolate Kyuss_39 chromosome 2, Kyuss_2.0, whole genome shotgun sequence genomic DNA includes:
- the LOC139835437 gene encoding uncharacterized protein: MPDNWNWGCRLTAREQPLESKEQEEKLEGLSKRLEEVERQWLSLQQEVTTKSNELSATAKRWLGELSALDRGLAAAFPEAQEEALAAVGRAREDRRQATGEQSSDCFTMDDYLASIAARVEPVTKLGWELRKAAEELVRLLWPTETLPEDLSNLIAWLDRAPDRFLDWKESATRAGADMALSFVLSWYNEVSLDQLEFRRADVEDKLPAENKTARLAQGCTTAFDFTIR